The genomic interval ttggtgtcatggtgcagtGGGAAcaccctctctctcaatgtcagcaaaactaaagatcattgacttcaggaagaaaggaggggaACACGCTCCCATCTACACTAacggagctgaggttgagagggggGAACCAGGGTATAgcagcctggtacggcaactgctctgctcaggaccataagaaactacagaaggtggtgtgcccagcccagaccatcacggaaaccaacctcccatccatggactccatttacacggctcactgccacagaaaggcagccaacatcatcaaagacccctcccaatcCAATAATGCTCTcctataacctcttccatcaggcaggaggtacagaaacctgaacacatgcaccaacaagttcaggaacagcttcttcccagctttTACTAGACTGATgcatggactctctaacttcaaggcagcagtgctaaccactgtgccaccgtgccgcccaaatacatttacaaatatattaaggacaaaagggtaactagggagagaattagGGCCCCTCTAAGATCAGCCAGGTgacttttgtgtggagccgcagaaatgaggcagatactaaacgagtattttgcatcaatgtttactgttggaaaggatatagaagatatagaatgtagggaaatagatggtgacatcttgcaaaatgtccatactcCAGGTattggtgcaggctggtacaattacaacagttaaaaggcatctggatgggtatatgaataggaagggttgaaagggatatgggccaagtgctggctaattGGACGAGATttttttgggatatctggtcagaatggacacgTTGGACCCTCTGTACTTGATTTGGAGGTACATCCATgcactgaataagaaaattttcttgtccgcacttaacaaattcaagCCATTGACGACATGGTattcccagtccatgtttggaaaattgaaatctcATAGCACTGCAACCCTAACTGTGGAGAAGGttttgccttcctgaactgctgtagtcGGTGTGGTGAAGGTACTCCTTGTGTTGTGTTGTGGCCTGTGATCAGAGGTGATATCTGAGTGAGTCTTGGCTTCACCCACTGCAAGGCCCTGAAATCATTGCTGTTGTAAAATGTTAAAACCCTGGCTCAGTATTCTGAGGACAGCGTCACTAATGATTAACAAGTTCATTTAAAAGGAAGAACAGGCTCACAAGTTTAAACTTGTCCTTTCAATTAAAAGGTTTTGTGGAATCATACAAcactgaaatagacccttcggcctaaccagtccatgtcgaccataatcccagactaagcatcccacctacctgctcttgacccatatccctccaaacatttcttattcatgtacttatcgaaatgtcttttagACATTGTAACTGTAACCGGGTCCACCACTTTCTTTGTAAGTTCGTCCTTCACACAAACCACTCgtgtgtttttaaaatgaaattgtcTCTCTCACGTGGCTGAGAGACATTGAGGTGAACTGTTCTGACAGGACGAGTACTACTGGAAGGAGAAGTTTATTCTGAGTTTGAAACTCAAAACAGGCTCTTCTCTGCAGACAGGCTGCCGTGGCAACACTGATAAGACATTCCATTGCACAGACTCATCTCATTGGAAATGCGAAACTGATCATTCGCCACAAGAGAAACTTCAATCCGACtgactgaatgaatgaaagaatagattagattctgaTCTGATGTTTAGATCTATAATTGTGAAACAGTCAGAAATAACAGAACTGACAGCAGACAGGAGACAGCTTCAATGAGAACATGACTGAAGTAAAGGAACTGCTGGGAAGCAGACAATTATGTCGCTGTAAATCACAGTTTAGAGAAATTCTAGCAACCTTTTCGTTACTTCCTGCCAACACCTCACAGAGATAACAATAGGACAGCCAGCAGCTCAAGCTGGATCACTACAGTGTAGAAAAGTGAGGGAATACTGATGTAAGGGGATGGATGGGACTGAAGACCCCAGAGATCAAGCTGAGGATAGCCAAGGATCCATCCATCAGCTGACCTTGTGTAAGGGACTGGGGACCCACAGGAGTTGCATGTTTATTGCGATTGATGGGTCAATCCAATGTACTGTCAAGGACAGAGAATCTGCTCAGCTTCTAGTTCTGAATAAAGTGTTTGAATTACTGATCCTGGAGTCTCAAACTTGGTAAGTAACAGGATTGGAGTTCAGCTTGAATCTCGCATTTCCTTCCAGGATATTTGAAGGGTCAGATTTCCATCACGGAAGGATTTGAATCTCATTGGCCTCAAgaagactcttcatcagagctgatgtgaagtgtggaaagAGGCAGCGTTTATGCAACACTGGGGGTGCGGGGTGGCAGCGGGTGGGGGTGGTCAGTTGGTGTGCTGAGGAGAAAGGTACTTCGTGTAACAATCAAGATAGAGTTGTCACaatttgaaacgttagcttgctaaGGATGgagtctgacccactgtgacctgCATCGTTTCTTCTTTTCAGTGTCTCCAATATTGGCCTATCTCTCATAAAGGGAAGTGCCCAGATTTGGATACTCTCGCTGTGACTGAACTAGTGTTTGTTTATGAGGTTTCATGTCACATTGATGCACCTGAATTTTGTATCTCAACTTATAATGCCCAGAATGGTACCTGCTTTATTAGCCATTCTCTGAATGAGTCCAGTCTCCTTCAATAATTTATGGATATTTTCAGCTTCCATCTCAGTAAACCATGAAGTCACCATTGCATTCAGAAGGTAGGGAACCCGAAACTAAATAGGGAGGTTTGGTGAAACTCCTTTCACATTTGTTCATAAACTCTGTTCGCAGTCAGTTTTGGCAAACAGGGTAACATCTGCTGTTCTGTGGTTAGTCAGGGTCTTTTAGATTAATGTTTCACCATAAATCATGACTGAAGTGAATTATTTCACTATCTCTGACTGTTATGAATTGGTCAAAAGGATTTGGAAAACATTCGACATATCAGATGGTAACAGATTGGAACTGCTGTTTGACCCCTCAagactcctctgccattcaaataGAATCAGGGCTGAGCTGACAATCCTCTTGTCCACTTCCCTGCATTTTTACCACAACACTTAATCCCTCCAGTGATCGAGAATGTATTCAGCACTTCACTGGGATTTCAGCAAAAGGAGGAGGAAAAGGGAGGGAGTGTGGGCCGAGGGATTTATGGCTTTGGGGTGACATGGGAAAGAATGGTGATCTATAGAAACTGGAATTCTCTGAATTTCTATCCATTTCTAACAGTGATGAAATTTGTCAATTCCTTTTCCAGGATATCTAATGGGAAGGATTTCCGTCAGAGAAGGATTTGAATCTCATTGACCTTTGAATGTGACAGGAGAAATGTTTGTATATTCCATCTGCAAGAAAGATGTCAAGCATCGATTTAACTGGAaacgcacagagacacacacacactatcgaCACAGTATGTTCCGATGAACTGACCAAGATAAAAGTTTGAAACGGTTACACAGACTGAAAAAGGAAATCACACTGATCACAGCAGGGATAAACTGTACGTGTGTTTTCTGTGTGTGATTATCCAACCAATCATCCAACCTTTGGAATCACAATAGCAGCCACATCATGGAGAAACCATTGGAATGTGAGGACTGTGGGAAGAGATTCAGATGCCAGTCTGAACTGCAAGTTCATCAACGCAACCACAccggggagaaaccattcacctgctcagtgtgtggaaAGGGGTTCACTGCCTCATCCAAACTTGGGATCCATCAGCAAGTTCACTCTGAGGagagaccatttaaatgcacCGAGTGTGGGAAGCAGTTTAAAAGTGCGAGGTTGCTGGTGTGTCATAAAACTGTCCACACCAGCGAGAGACCATTCAGCTGCTCTGACTGTGAGATGCGGTTCAAGTGCTCATCGAACCTGAGCAGACACCggcgggttcacactggggagaggccattcacctgcagCACGTGTGGGATAGGATTCCCTCGGTCATCTCACCTGCTGAAacaccaacaagttcacaccaagcAGAGACCTTTTACATGTTCAAGTTGTAAGAAGAGCTTCAAAACCAACAACGGGCTTGAGCTACATAAGCTGACTCATGCCCAGAAAAGACCATTCAtttgctcagtgtgtgggaaggggtttACTCAGTCAACCCACCTGCTCacacaccagcgggttcacagtgacgagagaccttttaaatgcccagactgtgggaagtgctATAAAAGTGCCGGAGACCTCATGTGCCATCAACAAATTCACACTGAGGAGAAACCATTCAGGTGCTCTCGCTGTGGGATTGGGTACAAGAGATCAGGTCACCTGCACAAACACCAGCAACTTCACACTGGGGAATGACCGT from Chiloscyllium plagiosum isolate BGI_BamShark_2017 unplaced genomic scaffold, ASM401019v2 scaf_80143, whole genome shotgun sequence carries:
- the LOC122546247 gene encoding gastrula zinc finger protein XlCGF7.1-like gives rise to the protein MEKPLECEDCGKRFRCQSELQVHQRNHTGEKPFTCSVCGKGFTASSKLGIHQQVHSEERPFKCTECGKQFKSARLLVCHKTVHTSERPFSCSDCEMRFKCSSNLSRHRRVHTGERPFTCSTCGIGFPRSSHLLKHQQVHTKQRPFTCSSCKKSFKTNNGLELHKLTHAQKRPFICSVCGKGFTQSTHLLTHQRVHSDERPFKCPDCGKCYKSAGDLMCHQQIHTEEKPFRCSRCGIGYKRSGHLHKHQQLHTGE